The DNA region GTTTACTGGAAAGGCGAGAAGTTCTGGGTTGGCAAGCTCATCGACCACCCGGAAGTTATGACCCAGGGGAAAACGAAGAAGGAGTTGGAAGAGAACATTATCGACGCCTATAAACTCCTGGTTCTGGATGAAGTTCCTGAAGACCACG from bacterium includes:
- a CDS encoding type II toxin-antitoxin system HicB family antitoxin, with the translated sequence VYWKGEKFWVGKLIDHPEVMTQGKTKKELEENIIDAYKLLVLDEVPEDHESKEIVVGV